In Candidatus Manganitrophus noduliformans, the genomic stretch AGCTCCCTCGGCTCCAAAACCGAGCGGGCCACCGGCCCGAAGGTTTCCCCCGCAAAGATGCAGGCCCCGCCCCCAGGTCAACAAAGAAGCGCTCCCAAGAGAAAGCGTTAAGCGCCGCGGCTCACAGCATGACAGGCGAGGGGCTCAGGATGGCAGAGAGGCTTTCTTCCGTCCTTGCAAACCTGAGAGGAGGAGCAGTCCTCCTATCACCAGGAAGGTCGCGGTCAGACGAAGGTGGGCCCTCGGATTGGGGTCGGTTTCCGGGTGGAGAATCAAACCGGCCAATCGATACGTCCAAAACCCGATGGTAAAGAGGGCGGAGGAGATGAGGAGGTTGTAGTCTCTGCGGGCGGCTTTGCTTCCCTTGATCCCCATCCAGATGAGAAACCCCCCGATCAAGATCGAGACGATGCAGGTGAACAGGGTGATGAACCGGTTGGGATCGGTCTCCCACTTCAGAGAAAGAATATAAAGCCGGAATCCCCACGAAGGAAGGATCAGTATCCCCGACACAATTAACAAGGCGCGAACTTTCTTTGACATCTTACTGGTTCTCCAAATCAACTATAAGTGCGTGATTGATCACGCCAAAAACATCATGGTCTCTCTCCCACGTTACCAACGGACAATCTCTCCGCCGTCAAACACCTGGCCGCTCCGGGCCTGCCGCACGTTGATGAAGATGTTGTTCTCCGGAATCCCCACCCGCTGGGCGATGCTGGCGGCGACACACTTCAACATCTTCTCGATTGTCTCGGGCGGGTTGAAATCAGGGACCAGGAGATCGACGAGAAGGGGATGGGACTCTTTCGGCTGATTCGGTGCGGTCAGGCCGCCCGCCGCGTAGTGCCACGACTCAAGATATTCCCATGTGACCGTGACATGCGCGATCTCGATCCCCGCCTGTTCTGAAAAATCCCGGCTCACCGCCGCCAGGATGGAGGACATCTCCAGGTCTTCTTCGAAGGGAAGCGATTTGATGTGAATGAACGGCATGGTCGTTTCCAGTGGGACAATCCGGACCGGATCTCGCTTATTAGGAATTCTCTAAATTCAAATTGCCGTCGATGTATTTGAGATTAAACTTGATCAGGTCGATCTGCCAGCGGGCGCCTCTTTTTTCCAGATGGAAATCATAACTGCCGACGAACGTCCGGGTGTTCCGGCCGGTTTTGTTCGGGAGATAGTGCATCGCAATTCCATAACAGAAGGCGGTCGCTTCTTTATCGGTGACCCTGACGATGAAATTCCCCGATTGATGATGAATCGCCTTGAGCGGCTTCAGGCCTTTTTTCCAAATGTCGGCAATCTCCTTCGGCG encodes the following:
- a CDS encoding nuclear transport factor 2 family protein; protein product: MIETINGLFIGTDQRDWVWVKKCFAPRVHFDMTSLTGGEPAMMTPKEIADIWKKGLKPLKAIHHQSGNFIVRVTDKEATAFCYGIAMHYLPNKTGRNTRTFVGSYDFHLEKRGARWQIDLIKFNLKYIDGNLNLENS